One window from the genome of Variovorax sp. PAMC26660 encodes:
- a CDS encoding amino acid ABC transporter permease: MKDFDLLAILLKPEFGAMLLHGLLETLKIAAGSWLLAMAMAVVLLVVRLTPNRVAGRVVAGYVSYHRNVPTLVQLMLWYFGIFSLLPDALQGWLSVHNAETLLSIVALGLCQAAYFSEDMRSGLRSIPAGQAEAARALGHGYIGSMRHVMLPQAIRNAVPALVNHSVSLFKNSSLAMAIGVAELTHAVKEIESQSFRTFEAYSVATVLYLVCSLLIMAVGGWLSRRYRIVGAR; the protein is encoded by the coding sequence ATGAAGGACTTCGACCTGCTGGCGATCCTGCTGAAGCCGGAGTTCGGTGCGATGCTGCTGCACGGCCTGCTGGAAACGCTGAAGATCGCGGCCGGTTCCTGGCTGCTGGCGATGGCCATGGCCGTCGTGCTGCTGGTCGTGCGGCTCACGCCCAACCGCGTGGCCGGCCGGGTGGTGGCTGGCTATGTCTCTTACCACCGCAACGTGCCGACGCTGGTGCAACTCATGCTCTGGTACTTCGGCATCTTCAGCCTGCTGCCCGATGCGCTGCAGGGCTGGCTGTCGGTGCACAACGCCGAGACCCTCCTTTCGATCGTCGCGCTCGGCCTTTGCCAGGCCGCCTACTTCAGCGAAGACATGCGCTCGGGCCTGCGCTCGATTCCGGCCGGGCAGGCCGAGGCCGCGCGCGCCCTGGGCCATGGCTACATCGGCTCGATGCGCCACGTGATGCTGCCGCAGGCGATTCGCAACGCGGTGCCCGCGCTGGTCAACCACAGCGTGTCGCTCTTCAAGAACAGCAGCCTGGCCATGGCCATTGGCGTGGCGGAGCTGACGCATGCGGTGAAGGAGATCGAGAGCCAGAGCTTTCGCACCTTCGAGGCCTACAGCGTGGCAACGGTGCTGTATCTCGTGTGCTCGCTGCTCATCATGGCCGTGGGCGGCTGGCTGTCGCGGCGCTATCGCATCGTCGGGGCGAGGTAA
- a CDS encoding amidase, with protein sequence MPNTTELVEQSAVELRRLIGSKAISPVELLQACIARIEQVNPFVNAVTATCFDRARTEAEAAEAAVMQGDPLGLLHGLPLGVKDLEPTEGLLTTWGSSIYRDHVPQEDIELVARLRKAGAIVAGKTNVPEMGAGANSRNDVWGATGNPFDPNLNAGGSSGGSAAALACDMLPVCTGSDTGGSLRIPAAMCGVVGFRPSPGIVPSVRKLLGWTPISVVGPMGRTVEDACLQMAASAGMHAGDPLSYPLDPLSFLKPLDVDLSRLRVAWTDDFGICAVDDCIRATMRRKMDAMQHLFRRCDEISLDLGEAHRCFDVLRAEAFVAGMHAAYERDPNSLGPNSRANYEMGARMSLLDSAWAQAEQTRLIKRFQSTFADYDLVLSPTTPVTPFPWTQLYADTINGEKQANYYRWLALTYVVTLTTHPAISLPCGVDHAGMPFGLQIVGGFRTDHQVLGAAHAMEKAFAGDAQLRRPRPDLSTLRPAEPSLTSIVKTPPVWSGGVSGAAAVSAV encoded by the coding sequence ATGCCCAACACCACAGAACTCGTCGAACAATCCGCCGTCGAACTGCGCCGCCTGATCGGCAGCAAGGCGATCTCGCCGGTCGAGCTGCTGCAAGCCTGCATCGCGCGCATCGAGCAGGTGAACCCCTTCGTCAACGCCGTGACCGCGACCTGCTTCGACCGCGCCAGGACCGAGGCCGAGGCTGCGGAAGCTGCCGTCATGCAGGGCGACCCGCTGGGGCTGCTGCACGGGCTGCCCCTCGGCGTGAAGGACCTCGAACCCACAGAGGGTTTGCTCACCACCTGGGGTTCGTCGATCTACCGCGACCACGTGCCGCAGGAAGACATCGAACTGGTGGCCCGACTTCGCAAGGCCGGCGCCATCGTGGCGGGCAAGACCAACGTGCCCGAGATGGGCGCGGGTGCCAACTCGCGCAACGACGTGTGGGGCGCCACCGGCAACCCTTTCGATCCGAACCTGAATGCCGGCGGCTCCTCCGGTGGTTCAGCGGCCGCCCTCGCCTGCGACATGCTGCCGGTGTGCACCGGCTCCGACACCGGCGGCTCCTTGCGCATTCCAGCGGCCATGTGCGGCGTGGTCGGCTTCCGGCCTTCGCCGGGCATCGTGCCGAGCGTGCGAAAACTGCTGGGCTGGACACCGATCTCCGTCGTCGGTCCGATGGGTCGCACCGTGGAAGACGCCTGCCTGCAGATGGCGGCATCGGCCGGCATGCATGCGGGCGATCCGTTGAGCTACCCGCTGGACCCGCTGTCGTTCCTCAAGCCGCTCGACGTCGACCTCAGCCGGCTGCGCGTGGCATGGACCGACGACTTCGGCATCTGCGCGGTGGACGACTGCATCCGCGCCACGATGCGCCGCAAGATGGATGCGATGCAGCACCTGTTCCGGCGCTGCGATGAAATCAGTCTCGACCTTGGCGAAGCACACCGCTGCTTCGACGTGCTGCGTGCCGAAGCCTTCGTGGCGGGCATGCATGCTGCCTACGAGCGCGACCCGAACAGCCTGGGGCCCAACTCTCGCGCCAACTACGAAATGGGCGCGCGGATGAGCCTGCTCGACAGCGCCTGGGCGCAGGCCGAGCAGACGCGCCTCATCAAGCGATTCCAGTCGACCTTTGCCGACTACGACCTCGTGCTCTCGCCCACCACGCCGGTGACGCCCTTTCCGTGGACGCAGCTCTATGCCGACACCATCAACGGCGAGAAGCAGGCGAACTACTACCGCTGGCTGGCACTGACCTACGTGGTCACGCTGACGACGCATCCGGCGATCTCGCTGCCGTGCGGTGTGGACCACGCGGGCATGCCCTTCGGCCTGCAGATCGTGGGCGGCTTCAGGACCGACCACCAGGTGCTGGGTGCGGCACATGCGATGGAAAAGGCGTTCGCCGGCGATGCGCAACTGCGCCGGCCGCGCCCCGACCTGTCGACCCTGCGCCCGGCCGAGCCTTCGCTCACGTCGATCGTGAAGACGCCGCCGGTCTGGTCTGGCGGCGTGTCGGGTGCCGCCGCCGTCTCGGCGGTCTGA
- a CDS encoding SDR family oxidoreductase: MPFSDYKTALVTGASSGIGAAVVERLCKEGLKVHALARSADKLAELAARTGCIPHAIDVSDLAGITRLTQEIEFDVLVNNAGVDRPGSILKADAEGIDLLVDVNLRAVLHLCRLVVPGMAARDRGHVVNISSIAAAYNFGGNSTYHATKAAVSMLSRQLRIDVFGKRVRVTEICPGRVATDIFAHVHGDSEETHKRFVEGYELPRAEDIANAIAFAIAAPIAVNVGHMEITPTLQVPGGLSTARPEAPQA, from the coding sequence ATGCCGTTTTCCGACTACAAGACCGCGCTGGTGACGGGGGCCTCCTCGGGCATCGGCGCCGCCGTTGTCGAGCGCCTGTGCAAGGAAGGCCTGAAGGTCCATGCATTGGCGCGCAGCGCCGACAAGCTGGCCGAACTGGCCGCGCGCACCGGCTGCATTCCGCACGCCATCGACGTGAGCGACCTCGCGGGCATCACCCGCCTCACGCAAGAGATCGAATTCGACGTGCTGGTCAACAACGCCGGCGTGGACCGGCCTGGCTCCATCCTCAAGGCCGATGCCGAGGGCATCGACCTGCTGGTGGACGTGAACCTGCGCGCCGTGCTGCACCTGTGCCGGCTCGTGGTGCCCGGCATGGCCGCGCGCGACCGGGGCCATGTGGTCAACATCAGTTCCATTGCCGCGGCGTACAACTTCGGCGGCAACAGCACCTACCACGCGACCAAGGCGGCCGTGAGCATGCTGTCGCGCCAGCTGCGCATCGACGTCTTCGGCAAGCGCGTGCGCGTCACCGAAATCTGCCCCGGCCGCGTGGCCACCGACATCTTTGCGCACGTGCACGGCGACTCCGAAGAGACCCACAAGCGCTTCGTCGAAGGCTACGAGCTGCCGCGGGCCGAGGACATCGCGAACGCGATTGCCTTTGCCATCGCGGCGCCCATCGCGGTCAACGTGGGCCACATGGAAATCACGCCCACGCTGCAGGTGCCCGGCGGCCTCTCGACCGCACGCCCCGAAGCGCCGCAGGCCTGA
- a CDS encoding amino acid ABC transporter permease: MYSIYEILRDNWLLLLVGQYPSGPLGGIVATLILSVLGIVLAFPLSVLLALARLSPWRLLRWPATVLVYVVRGVPLLMVILWVYFLVPILIGRDVSGFTTMLCTLVIYEGAYLSEVVRAGIQALPKGQTEAARALGHSHLGTMWFVILPQALYNMLPSMLSQFISTIKETTLGYVINVQELTFAANQINNQLLTKPFQVFFILAMTYYVVCFSLTQLAQWLERRIAHKRLGATSVKTPEAGVSLPPPPVVVNR, translated from the coding sequence ATGTACAGCATCTACGAAATCCTTCGCGACAACTGGCTGCTGCTGCTCGTCGGCCAGTACCCCAGCGGGCCGCTCGGCGGCATCGTCGCCACGCTGATCCTGTCGGTACTGGGCATCGTGCTGGCGTTTCCGCTGTCGGTGCTGCTGGCGCTCGCGCGGCTGTCGCCCTGGCGCCTGCTGCGCTGGCCGGCCACCGTGCTGGTGTACGTGGTGCGCGGCGTGCCGCTGCTGATGGTGATCCTGTGGGTCTACTTCCTGGTGCCCATCCTCATCGGGCGCGACGTGTCGGGCTTCACCACCATGCTGTGCACGCTGGTGATCTACGAAGGCGCCTACCTGTCGGAAGTGGTGCGGGCCGGCATCCAGGCACTGCCCAAGGGCCAGACCGAGGCGGCACGCGCGCTCGGCCACAGCCACCTGGGCACGATGTGGTTCGTGATCCTGCCGCAGGCGCTCTACAACATGCTGCCCAGCATGCTGAGCCAGTTCATCTCCACCATCAAGGAGACCACGCTGGGCTACGTCATCAACGTGCAGGAACTCACCTTCGCGGCCAACCAGATCAACAACCAGCTGCTGACCAAGCCGTTCCAGGTGTTCTTCATCCTGGCGATGACCTACTACGTCGTCTGCTTCAGCCTGACGCAGCTCGCGCAGTGGCTGGAGCGGCGCATCGCCCACAAGCGGCTCGGCGCGACTTCCGTGAAGACGCCCGAAGCCGGCGTTTCGCTGCCGCCGCCTCCGGTGGTGGTGAACCGGTGA
- a CDS encoding amino acid ABC transporter ATP-binding protein, which translates to MILFSNINKWYGDYQALADVNAEVKKGEVVVVCGPSGSGKSTLIRTVNRLEEVKSGQLLFDGHDIHARMSSVALNKLRSRIGFVFQSFNLFPHLSVLENIMLSPMRVLGVKRAEAKARAAQLLERVGLSNKAGAYPAQLSGGQQQRVAIARALAMEPPAMLFDEPTSALDPEMVGEVLSVMRSLANDGMTMMCVTHEMNFAREVADRVWFMDAGRILEKADPETFFSSPQHPRAQRFLSDLRAH; encoded by the coding sequence ATGATCCTGTTCTCCAACATCAACAAGTGGTACGGCGATTACCAGGCGCTTGCCGACGTCAACGCCGAAGTGAAGAAGGGCGAGGTCGTGGTGGTCTGCGGGCCTTCGGGCTCCGGCAAGTCCACGCTGATCCGCACCGTCAACCGGCTGGAGGAAGTGAAGTCGGGGCAACTGCTGTTCGACGGCCACGACATCCACGCGCGCATGAGCAGCGTGGCGCTCAACAAGCTGCGCAGCCGCATCGGCTTCGTGTTCCAGAGCTTCAACCTGTTTCCGCATCTGTCGGTGCTGGAGAACATCATGCTGTCGCCCATGCGCGTGCTGGGCGTGAAGCGGGCCGAGGCAAAGGCAAGGGCGGCGCAGCTGCTCGAGCGTGTGGGCCTGTCGAACAAGGCCGGCGCGTACCCGGCCCAGTTGTCGGGCGGCCAGCAGCAGCGCGTGGCAATTGCCCGCGCGCTCGCCATGGAGCCGCCGGCAATGCTGTTCGACGAGCCCACCAGCGCGCTCGACCCCGAGATGGTGGGCGAGGTGCTGTCGGTGATGCGCAGCCTGGCCAACGACGGCATGACCATGATGTGCGTCACGCACGAAATGAACTTCGCCCGCGAGGTGGCCGACCGCGTCTGGTTCATGGACGCGGGCCGCATTCTCGAAAAGGCCGACCCCGAGACCTTTTTCAGCAGCCCGCAGCATCCGCGCGCGCAGCGCTTCCTGTCGGACTTGCGCGCGCACTGA
- a CDS encoding Bug family tripartite tricarboxylate transporter substrate binding protein, which yields MKKLPPLLGLALTFCLGLSPVFAAASESGFPSRPVTLVIPFPPGGATDVNGRIIAQRLGKELGQPVVIENRAGAGTIIGASYVSKATPDGYTLLVSSGTTFTVNPAIRASLPYDPVKGFEPIGIAGRTGLVLLANSAVPVQTVRQFVDYVKASPGKYSYASFGTGTTAQFAGETILHAAGLKMTHVPYKGSAPAMTDLMGGQVAFSIDTVSAAIPQLKSGKIKAIALTTARRSSLLPDVPTMAESGYADIDMDTWLMLAAPKGLPADTKARLEKALAATMADPDTRAKLNAQGLEPAYSNAAAASELINRELPLMRAVAARAGITAD from the coding sequence ATGAAGAAACTCCCCCCGTTGCTCGGCTTGGCGCTGACGTTCTGCCTTGGGCTCTCGCCGGTTTTTGCCGCTGCCTCGGAGTCCGGTTTTCCATCGCGGCCGGTCACGCTCGTGATCCCCTTTCCGCCGGGCGGCGCGACCGATGTGAACGGACGAATCATTGCCCAGCGGCTGGGCAAGGAGCTTGGCCAGCCCGTCGTCATCGAGAACCGTGCCGGCGCCGGAACGATCATCGGCGCCAGCTACGTTTCGAAGGCGACGCCGGACGGCTACACGCTGCTCGTGAGTTCGGGCACCACCTTCACCGTCAACCCCGCGATCCGCGCCAGTCTTCCGTACGACCCGGTCAAGGGCTTCGAGCCGATCGGCATTGCCGGCCGCACGGGGCTCGTCCTGCTTGCGAACAGCGCGGTGCCGGTGCAGACCGTCAGGCAGTTCGTGGACTACGTGAAGGCATCGCCCGGAAAATATTCCTACGCCTCGTTCGGCACCGGCACCACCGCGCAGTTCGCGGGCGAGACCATCCTGCACGCGGCGGGCCTGAAGATGACGCACGTTCCCTACAAGGGCAGCGCGCCGGCCATGACCGACCTGATGGGCGGGCAGGTTGCCTTCAGCATCGACACCGTGAGCGCCGCCATCCCGCAGCTCAAGAGCGGCAAGATCAAGGCCATTGCCCTCACCACGGCCAGGCGCTCCAGCCTGCTGCCCGACGTGCCCACCATGGCCGAGAGCGGCTATGCCGACATCGACATGGACACCTGGCTGATGCTGGCCGCGCCGAAGGGCCTGCCCGCCGACACCAAGGCCCGGCTCGAAAAGGCACTGGCCGCCACCATGGCCGACCCCGACACGCGGGCCAAGCTGAACGCCCAGGGCCTGGAGCCGGCCTACAGCAATGCCGCCGCGGCGAGCGAACTGATCAACAGGGAATTGCCGCTGATGCGTGCCGTCGCGGCCCGCGCCGGCATCACCGCCGACTGA
- a CDS encoding ABC transporter substrate-binding protein yields MSNRTAFRLGAIGACLCAMSFVAHADQWSDISQRKELRCGTFADVPPFAAPDPKTREMVGHDVDLCHALAKELGLTAKVTPLSVEARVPEVKLGRVDVTIANLAYTKSRGEQIQFSDPYYVAKEMLAVKASDPGTAKADFKGKRLSSTKGSTSEMSIKMNGSEPVTFQDTGSAFMAVQQNKSVGMVANTMTITKLVNQSKTDGVALKMIKEPMVLQPVGIGMKKDEPVLLAKVNTALYALEKSGELDRLWAKWLGPNTEYKMVREEKVTPLADLKFELLP; encoded by the coding sequence ATGTCGAACAGAACCGCTTTCCGTCTCGGCGCCATCGGCGCCTGTCTTTGCGCCATGTCTTTCGTGGCGCATGCCGACCAGTGGAGCGACATCAGCCAGCGCAAGGAACTGCGCTGCGGGACCTTCGCGGATGTGCCGCCGTTCGCGGCACCCGATCCGAAGACGCGCGAGATGGTGGGTCACGACGTCGACCTGTGCCATGCGTTGGCCAAGGAACTGGGCCTGACTGCCAAGGTCACGCCGCTGTCGGTGGAGGCGCGCGTGCCCGAAGTGAAGCTCGGCCGCGTCGACGTGACCATTGCCAACCTGGCCTACACCAAGAGCCGCGGCGAGCAGATCCAGTTCAGCGACCCGTACTACGTGGCCAAGGAAATGCTGGCGGTGAAGGCGTCCGACCCCGGCACCGCCAAGGCCGACTTCAAGGGCAAGCGCCTGAGCTCGACCAAGGGCTCGACGTCGGAAATGTCGATCAAGATGAACGGCTCGGAGCCGGTGACCTTCCAGGACACGGGCTCGGCCTTCATGGCGGTGCAGCAGAACAAGTCGGTCGGCATGGTGGCCAACACCATGACCATCACCAAGCTGGTCAATCAGTCGAAGACCGATGGCGTGGCGCTGAAGATGATCAAGGAGCCGATGGTGCTGCAGCCCGTCGGCATCGGCATGAAGAAGGACGAGCCGGTGCTGCTGGCAAAGGTGAACACGGCGCTCTATGCGCTGGAGAAATCGGGCGAGCTCGACAGGCTCTGGGCGAAGTGGCTCGGCCCGAACACCGAATACAAGATGGTGCGCGAAGAGAAGGTCACGCCGCTGGCCGACCTCAAGTTCGAACTGCTGCCCTGA
- a CDS encoding LysR family transcriptional regulator, whose protein sequence is MRLHALQETAVRYFLEVVKAGSVKDAALKLNVAPSAVSRQVARLERELDTLLFERHARGMVPNAAGELLAAHARRTQQDIERVASDIAGLRGLRSGHVRVASTEGFAFDFLPTLIARFRDKHQGIRFHLEVCSPGEISRRIRDGEADVGITLSAVSEPGIKIELRHPSPILAVMAKNHPLAAQRQLSLRQVVAYPLGLPLQDSSLRQLFDISCSRQGLQYVQAMSSNHANALVSFAAAGGGSIAFYGALSLRTRLQTKALVAIPLKDREMNERHLEVETLAGRSLPDAGKAFVQFLTDAIKAAA, encoded by the coding sequence ATGCGACTTCATGCCCTGCAAGAGACCGCGGTCCGCTACTTTCTCGAGGTGGTGAAAGCCGGCTCGGTGAAGGACGCGGCGCTCAAGCTCAATGTCGCGCCCTCGGCCGTGAGCCGGCAGGTGGCACGACTGGAGCGCGAACTCGACACGCTGCTGTTCGAGCGCCACGCGCGCGGCATGGTGCCCAATGCGGCTGGCGAACTGCTGGCGGCGCATGCCAGGCGAACGCAACAAGACATCGAGCGGGTCGCGAGCGACATCGCAGGCTTGCGCGGCCTGCGCAGCGGGCATGTGCGCGTGGCGAGCACCGAGGGCTTTGCCTTCGACTTCCTGCCGACGCTGATTGCCCGCTTTCGCGACAAGCACCAGGGAATCCGTTTTCACCTGGAGGTCTGCTCGCCCGGCGAGATATCCCGGCGGATTCGTGACGGCGAAGCGGATGTGGGGATCACCTTGAGCGCGGTGTCCGAGCCCGGCATCAAGATCGAGCTGCGCCATCCCAGCCCCATCCTGGCGGTGATGGCGAAGAACCATCCGCTGGCGGCGCAACGACAACTGTCTCTGCGGCAGGTGGTGGCCTATCCGCTGGGACTGCCGTTGCAAGACAGCTCGCTCAGGCAGTTGTTCGACATCAGCTGCAGCAGGCAGGGGCTGCAGTACGTCCAGGCCATGTCCAGCAACCACGCGAATGCGCTGGTGAGCTTTGCGGCCGCGGGTGGCGGCAGCATCGCCTTCTATGGTGCGCTGTCGCTGCGCACGCGCCTTCAGACCAAGGCGCTGGTCGCCATTCCACTGAAGGACCGGGAGATGAACGAGCGCCACCTGGAGGTCGAGACGCTGGCTGGCCGGTCGCTGCCGGATGCGGGGAAGGCGTTCGTGCAGTTCCTGACCGATGCCATCAAGGCTGCTGCC